In Erpetoichthys calabaricus chromosome 4, fErpCal1.3, whole genome shotgun sequence, one genomic interval encodes:
- the LOC114641201 gene encoding olfactory receptor 6N2-like: protein MNNLTDSITDFILIGFPGLQDYKNILFGFFLALFLVTCSGNLCILGLVILDQRLHTPMYFFLWNLSLLDVLMVTAITPKMLAVFLEHKTISFAACFVQMYMTISFGSTEILLVAAMAYDRYVAVVKPLHYNVIINLKTCIGIAATVWTLGFLIPLIPVTMASYLPFCGSNQIMHCFCDYPAVISLACTDVSSHAIGSLCLALIVVYVPFIFVLWTYLKIITSVIKLKTQESHKKAFSMCFSHVIVVLLYYISTAIVYIGLRIDSISYDGRILIGGLNYFFTPMVNPMVYSLRNEKIKAAAQKYFRIYVLLPEKTHPSVRS, encoded by the coding sequence ATGAACAACTTGACAGACTCCATCACAGATTTCATCCTCATTGGTTTTCCTGGACTTCAAGATTACAAGAACATTCTGTTTGGCTTCTTTTTGGCTCTGTTTTTGGTCACCTGTTCTGGAAACCTTTGCATCCTCGGTTTGGTAATACTCGATCAGCGGCTTCACACaccaatgtatttttttctatggAATTTATCTCTGTTAGATGTTCTTATGGTCACAGCAATCACACCAAAAATGCTGGCTGTCTTTTTAGAACATAAAACGATTTCCTTTGCTGCCTGCTTTGTGCAAATGTATATGACAATCTCCTTTGGGTCAACAGAAATTTTACTTGTGGCAGCAATGGCCTACGATCGCTATGTTGCAGTTGTTAAGCCTCTGCATTACAATGTAATTATAAATCTCAAAACCTGCATAGGAATTGCAGCTACCGTTTGGACACTGGGATTTCTTATCCCATTAATACCTGTCACCATGGCCTCTTACTTGCCATTTTGTGGTTCAAATCAAATCATGCACTGTTTCTGTGACTATCCAGCAGTGATCTCCTTAGCCTGTACTGATGTTTCAAGCCATGcgattggctccctgtgtcttgcTCTAATTGTTGTCTATGTACCTTTTATATTTGTGTTGTggacatatttaaaaattataacttCTGTAATTAAACTTAAAACACAAGAAAGCCACAAGAAAGCCTTCTCAATGTGTTTTTCTCATGTAATTGTGGTGCTGCTCTACTACATTTCCACTGCCATTGTTTATATTGGATTGAGAATAGACAGCATCTCTTATGACGGACGAATTTTGATTGGAggacttaattatttttttacccCCATGGTTAATCCGATGGTTTACAGCTTGAGAAACGAAAAGATAAAGGCAGCGGCACAGAAGTATTTCAGGATTTATGTTCTCCTTCCAGAAAAAACACACCCTTCTGTCCGGAGTTGA